The following are encoded together in the Humulus lupulus chromosome 5, drHumLupu1.1, whole genome shotgun sequence genome:
- the LOC133834183 gene encoding cytochrome P450 89A2-like, with translation MEVSGGGWWWLSLILIPFFLLKFISRRSPTLPPGPFTLPIIGSIFSLPKSFSDLEPILRNLHAKYGPVVSLHIGSLPSVFIADRHLAHQALIHNGAVFADRPPNLPTIKIFNTNQISISSGRYGPTWRLLRRNITSEILHPSRVKSYSRARRWVLDSLLKRLESDAQSAADGVRIMDHFKYAMFCLLALMCFGDKLDESKIKEIETIQHRILLGFTRFNVLNFLPSLTKIVFRKRWRELFQLRHDQLEALVPLINAREKVEETKIATNDDDDFVLCYVDTLLGLELPEEKRKLDTGEMVTLCSEFLNAGTDTTSTALQWIMANLVKHPQIQEKLYEEIKGVMGDDDRRRGKEIEEEDLQRMPYLKAVILEGLRRHPPGHFVLPHAVSEDVVVGGHVVPKKGSVNFMVAEMGWDPKVWEDPMAFKPERFLVGDDSKVEFDITGNREIKMMPFGAGRRICPAYGLAMLHLEYFVANLVWKFEWNKVDEVDLSEVLEFTIVMKHPLHARLTPRH, from the coding sequence ATGGAAGTCAGTGGCGGCGGTTGGTGGTGGCTCAGCCTTATCCTCATCCCTTTCTTCCTCCTTAAATTCATTTCCAGAAGAAGCCCAACACTCCCTCCGGGACCCTTCACCCTTCCCATCATCGGCAGCATCTTTTCCCTCCCCAAATCATTCTCCGACCTCGAGCCCATCCTCCGCAACCTCCACGCCAAATACGGCCCCGTCGTCTCTCTCCACATCGGCTCCCTCCCTTCCGTCTTCATCGCCGACCGTCACCTCGCCCACCAAGCCCTCATCCACAACGGTGCCGTATTCGCCGACCGCCCTCCCAATCTCCCCACCATTAAAATTTTCAACACCAACCAGATTAGCATCAGCTCCGGCAGGTACGGCCCAACCTGGCGCCTCCTCCGCCGCAACATCACTTCCGAGATCCTCCACCCTTCGCGGGTCAAGTCCTATTCCCGCGCTCGCAGATGGGTTCTCGATAGTCTCCTCAAACGCCTCGAATCCGATGCTCAAAGCGCCGCCGATGGTGTCCGCATAATGGATCACTTCAAGTACGCCATGTTTTGCCTCTTGGCCTTGATGTGCTTCGGTGACAAGCTTGACGAGTCGAAGATCAAAGAAATCGAGACCATCCAACATCGCATTTTGCTGGGTTTCACACGATTTAACGTACTCAATTTCTTACCCAGTTTGACCAAAATTGTTTTCAGAAAGCGGTGGCGGGAGTTGTTTCAGCTCCGCCATGACCAACTCGAGGCTCTGGTCCCCCTCATCAATGCCCGGGAGAAGGTCGAGGAAACCAAGATTGCTaccaatgatgatgatgatttcgTGCTTTGCTATGTGGATACTTTACTGGGTCTGGAGCTGCCAGAGGAGAAGAGGAAGCTTGATACAGGGGAAATGGTTACCTTGTGCTCCGAGTTTCTGAACGCTGGCACTGACACCACCTCCACGGCGCTGCAGTGGATCATGGCCAATTTAGTGAAACATCCCCAGATTCAAGAGAAGCTGTACGAGGAGATAAAAGGGGTGATGGGGGATGATGATAGAAGAAGAGGGAAGGAGATTGAAGAGGAAGATTTGCAGAGAATGCCGTATTTGAAAGCTGTGATATTGGAAGGGCTGAGGCGCCACCCGCCGGGGCACTTTGTGTTGCCGCACGCAGTGAGTGAGGATGTTGTGGTGGGTGGACACGTGGTGCCGAAGAAGGGAAGCGTTAACTTCATGGTGGCGGAGATGGGATGGGACCCCAAGGTGTGGGAGGATCCCATGGCGTTCAAGCCGGAGAGGTTTCTGGTTGGTGATGATAGTAAGGTGGAGTTTGATATAACTGGGAATAGGGAGATAAAGATGATGCCTTTTGGAGCAGGGAGGAGGATATGCCCTGCCTATGGTCTGGCCATGCTTCATTTGGAGTATTTTGTGGCCAATTTGGTGTGGAAGTTTGAGTGGAATAAGGTTGATGAAGTTGATTTGTCTGAGGTACTGGAGTTCACCATCGTCATGAAACATCCTTTGCATGCTCGCTTGACTCCGAGGCACTAG